The Elaeis guineensis isolate ETL-2024a chromosome 12, EG11, whole genome shotgun sequence sequence CGAAGGCTAGCGCTTCCGCTCGGCCCTCAGGTTTCCTCCCATACCCAACCTCTCGATCCTTTCCTCTTTCCCCTCTCTTGTTTTCCTTGTTTCCATCCTTATAGCTGATAAAAAGATTTTGATTTTTCCCCATTATTTTTTGTCTGAGATTAAATTGTTGCATTATATTTAGTTCTATGAACAAATTTCAATGGTAGGATTTCCACAAATCTTTCTTTGTAGTTGATAGGAGTTTAAAATGTGGGCTATGTGCTGTTCTGAATCCCTTGCTGTTTGCCCGCTAACAGTTTCTGGAAATGACTGGATTTTTGAGGTCCTATTTTTTGACTAATGTTTGGGATTTTGAGGATGTTATTTCTGCAATGTTTTTAACTAAAATTCTACAACTTGATGGTGAGCGAAGTAAGTGATAACATGTTCTAGTCTATATCAATGCTGGTAACTGAGAATTCGAggaattattgaaaaaaaaaaaagaaaagaaaaagaaaagcctgGAAATAGTCATCCATTGGGGGAAGGAGCTACTATAACCAGATCACTGCTATTGGGTCTGAAAGATAAAATAGTTGAGTTTAATCAGTGTGGTGATCCCGCGTGGCTTATGAGGAGTATCACAATGCCTAGCAAGGGATCTGAAATTATGTAGATTAGTCGATGAACAAGTTCATTTGTGGTCTCAGGCAACTCAGGGATCATAAGTATCATGATCCTTATATGTTAAGAGACTAATTTTGCTGGGAAAATTCCAGTTCACTGAAACAGTGAGGATAAATAGAATGACTTTGCATGGTGGAGTTTAAGCATGACTCTTATGGGCATGTGACTATGTGAGTTCTTCAAAAGTTTAGGATTTTCTATGTCATAGTGGTCATATTCCACCTCTCTATACGTGTTGATAGTGAAACTTTTCTTTCGAGCATATCTGGTGGAGTCTCACTGTTCATCACATTGAGAATTTATTTTGGTTGATGAGCCACATCGACGcggaagatgaacaaaatggcaTGCACGGGTGTCTGTATACCAGGAAAAAAGCACTTGCTTTTACTCAAATGATTGATGTACTAAGTTGATCTGTTGTCTTCTTTGATATAAAACAATCATGATCTAATTCCAAAAATGTTTGGTCCTTCTTGCATGAAATCTGAATGGCTAGAGCCTTCAAGTTTGGATGATTCTCTCCCAAGGATTTATTTGTGTTTCACGTTCAGTTGTTTTCTGATGGTGAATGTTTCCTATCATGCTACAGATGAAATAAACCAAAGAAGGTTCGCATGGATTCTCATTTGTCTTCCTAGATGTTGATATTGGATATTATGTGCTTTCAAATGGTTAATTTGATGTATGGTTATTATGCATTTTTGTGGATTAGATTTAAATGCTTGAATCCACATGGAGCAAAATAGCTTCCCTTCAGGTTGGGAAGGATCTGAATTCAAACTCAATAAATTGATCGCATGCATATTGAGAGTTAGGATTCTATGTTCTTTATGAATTCAAAATGCATGACTGATATTTAGTGCCATGGTTCCAATAGTGTCCCACTGGTTAATAGGTACGTGGTTGAATCCAGTTTTCTACATTCCTATGTGTCTCAAAACCACAGTCATCTACCTTCTATATTAATGATAATAAGTACGCTGGGCATGCTGCCATAAATATTACCTTCTACAGCATCTGAAAACTGCCTGTTAACAAGTGTTGTTTTCATGTCATGTAAGATGGATTGTATCAAGGCAAGTGAGGAAGATACATGGTTTAATGGTAGGGATTATTTATCCTGCCATTGGAGGTTGTACTCATTAGCTAGTAAAGTTGTATCTCATATGAAAGTAATAGCTGTCATGGCCAGCAATCAATGCCGTCTTTTGCTGCTTGCTTTGATGTCAGAATCTGTGAATAAAGGTATCATAATTCCTGCTGGGTTCCTAGCCTTTGAGTGTTCTGCTGCGGGTTTAGATTGAGATCTTGGAGATAAGTTTAGGCTATATTCTATAATGAAGTTGATGCTGGAAGTTATGCTCCTCATGCTATCTTTGCTGGAGAATTGAGGAGGGTATGCCAACTTTTGTGATGGGAGTATCAGGGTGTTGTTTATGAACTATTGACCTTACGTTTGCAACAAAAGCAATGTTCTTTGAAGCTTTTGTTTAGTTTAGCGAGTAGATTGAAGAGGCTGATGTAATCTTTTGCTTTTGTTGCTTTTGTTTATGATTCCAATGTATATGTTTGTACCAACTAAATTTGGTCGTTGATTTGTTTATCTATCCTGCTAAAGTCAGCAAGTATTTGAACCTAAGTTTTGCAAGAAGTTTGGGAGAGTGAGCCATGGTGCAACAGTCAAGTTGGTCTATTATGACTTAAAGGCCACAGATTCGAAACATGGAAACAACCTCTCTATAGCTGGGGGTAAGGTTGCATATATTTGATCCTCTCTAGATCGTATGATTGCGGGAGCCTCCTACACTAGGCCACCCCCTTTTTTCTaacaaaaaatttggatagttttCATGTGCGTACACTGAAGTTTAGGATGTGCCAATATCCAAATCATGGTTCGCCGAACTGTCCTGAATCAAGCAGTTCGGGAATGCCAAACCATGTCGGTGGTTTATCAGTGCGGTTTGGACATTCAATTCGGAACATCAGCGAAAATGgacagagggagaaggaaagagaggaaaagagaagggGGAGAATGAAGGAGAGTGAAGGGCCGATGGTGGCCGGCCCACTAAAGTTGTCGAAGCCTTCAGAGCTCTGCCCTCCTCCAAAGAGATGGGAATAGAGAgagatatatagagagagagagtgagggaGAGAAACAGGAGGGCGAGGTGGCATGGAGGCCGATTGTGGCTGTCTAGGCCCTTGGATGGACGGATTCTCCTCCACAGCCTGAGTTAGGTCAAAATAAGGGCGACTCTATTGCCGACTTCAACGTGCAtcgtgaaaaaaaaattaaatatgattgaaataggGGCAAGTCACCCCTATTTCAACCCAGTGGAGGCTGTGGGGGGAATCCAGTTGTCCGGGGGACTCAACGGTCCTCCGACAGCCACCGCCGGCCTCCTTACCACCTCCCCTTccatttctctccctctctctctattcccATCTCTTCAGAGGAAGGCAGAGCTTTGGaggcccccctctctctctcttttcattccctccctcccctctctctctctctcctttcctctCCGATTCTCCCTCTAGTCCGCTTTGTTTGCCGTGTAGGTTCAGGCCCAAACTGAACTGTATCCGCCTATGGGTGGGCATGGGTTCCAGTTCCAGTTATGCACACCTTGATCCAAACTTTGTTGGTTACCATAATTGACACTCAAAAACTCCATAAAAGGATATCACTAGTTTGATGCATGGTAAAGAGCACAGTTATAACTTTTTCTTCAGTTTTGCACAAGTTTATAATCTATCTACACACAATTAAATGCTTTATAATTTCAGTGTGGTAGGACATCATATATACTAAAATATGAAAAAGTGGATTGTCAAAACACCTCCATAAAACTTTTTGATGcatatatatattacaaaagTTAGAACTATGAAGTCTTCACAAAAATAGCATCATCTCTAGTTGTTCATATGacataaaatatttattgaaaattattatttaaaacatttttttttgtaatatttgATGACCTTCATCTCCATCAACATTTTTTTTGAATGTTCTCTTTCTGTATGACAAGGGAATATGTTATCTCATTTTTCATGCATGTGATCTGGAAACTGCAAATGGATGACCATGCAAAGAAAAAGAATGAACTACCTTGATGGTTAAAGGGTTTATAGCAGCTAATGGAatggaaaagaaaagaacaagtGATGAGTCTGAACCAGGATCTATTCTGCTTTCACAAGTGGACAGGTTTGGATTTATAAAACTGGAGCAGAACTCTTCAGAGGGCTTAACTAAAAGCAGGCCTACTAATGAACATGAGAGGTATGGGATACACTATTTCATTTGTTTCTCTTAAATATTGTTTTCATTTTTCCACTTAGAATGGATCAGAAGTGTTGGATGTTTATATCATACGTTAAATAAAAACCACCATATCACAAGCTTTATGTTATgcctgttttttctttttctaattggAAGACTGCTCTTTCAcataaattattacaaaaactaTAGCCTACTAAAGGAACACATAACATGCCATTTTATGTAAGTAGGCACAACTTTGTTTTCAGCAAAACTTGTTTTGAACAGGGTAATGGTTGAGTTTTAAGCCAACGTGGGCTTTCAGCAGAAAGTGGTAGTGTAAATAATTCACACAACCTGCTTTGGAGTTGAAGAATATATGGCACATTTCAAAATATATTTGTGCTTAGGTACTCTCCGTGTTTTATTTATTTGCTGTGATGTAATTTATGATAGATCAGTTGTTTTCATTGTCTCAGGATTAATGTAAATACACATTAGTTGACAGTTACAAAATGTTCACTTCAAATTGTTAGCGTGTCATTATTTCACTTCAAATTGTTAGCATGTCATTATTTCAGTAACCATTTTGTTAAGTTTAAAATCATCTGAATCCATATTATACTTTAATTTGCTTAGAGTGAAATTTATTCTTGACAATATATGATAGAATTGTTTGTCTATATAAGTCTATAACTTCTGATGGAAATACTGCttattgtttgtttttttttttcttccattatAACATTATGCAtgttgtattatgatgaaaagaTTGTAATGACAGTTTGTTGGTAAAGCTGCTTCTTACAGGAAATTTAATTTGATGTTGGTGTGTCTCTTCAATTTAGTGAACTTTATCCAGTTATGGCCGCATCATCTATCAAAAGAATGTTGTTTTTTGTACTGTAGATTAGGCACAACAGTTTTTTGTTTGTTATGCTTTCATtagtattctttgtattgttGGAAAACTTATATTTATTGCTCAATGTGCATGGGTTGTATCTTCATAATTCATGCATGTGTAGCAGCAATATTTGTTTTCTTCATCATCTTTCTTACTTCCAACATGGCTCTTAATTTCTTTCAGAGAAGAAACAAGGATTAAAAAGTGGAGGAAAATGGTAGGTGTTGGTGGGAGTGATTGGAAGCAGTATGTTAGAAGAAAACCTCATGTGGTTAAAAGGCGTATAAGAAAGGGAATTCCTGATTGTTTGAGAGGACTTGTTTGGCAATTGATTTCTGGAAGTCGAGACCTTCTGCTAATGAATCCAGGGGTTTATGAGGTATTCCATGCAGCATACATTCTACTTTTGCTTGCCTTGACATAATCTATTGATTGGAAATTCTTCTTTTTAATATCCCAAACTCGATTGATGGCATGTTTTACATTTTTTTGTCCAAGAATTTATAGTATAAAATAGATTGTTCTTTGTGTCATTTTGAGATAAAGATAATAACCCAAACTTAAAACAAGTCTAATTTAACATTTTTATTGCAGCATGATATCATTTAGTTAACTCCACCTATGTTTTGCATTTAGTAGGTCCCACCCTAGATCGAGGAAGGCTGTGGTAGGTTGATGGCTAACATAAAACTATAGTCAAATcctatatacatgaatccatataagAAAACCTATGGGGCATTCCCTATTAGTGACATGCTGCATCACATCCTGAATATGGTTGGAAGTATGCAAGGGTTAACCAAGGTGTTCCCTAGTAGTGATGTGCTGTATCAGCATCCGGATGTGGTGAGGAGGGAAGGGTTTTCACACTTTAATGGATTGATGTGGGTAAAGAAATTAGTCAGGAAAGTAGAATACATTCAGTAACTTGGAATATAAGGTCATTGATAGGACAATTGATGGAACTAAAAGGCACAATGACAAGGAGGAGAATTAACATATACTGCAAGAGACTAAGTGGACAGGAGAAAAAGCGAAGGACGTTGGTAAGATGCGTTATAAACTTTTGTATACTCGAAAAGATCAGAATAAAAATAGAGCATGAGTTATTGTAGATAAGTATCTAAAAGATGAGATTGTAGATCTTAGGAGAATAAGAGAGAATAATCTAGCTAAAATTAGTGTTTGGAGAGGAGTTTCTTAATAGCATTAGTGCTTATCTCGGTTCACTGTGCCGTTATTGAACCCCGGATCGGTTGGCCAGCAACATGGTTCGGTACGCCCCCATACCGTTCCATATCGGGCTCAAATTGACatagagaaagggagggagagcaggagaggaagagagagagagggggaggaaatgagaggaagagagagttTTCGGAGGCCATCAGAGGCCAGCCGAGCTTGCTACGCTGCTGCCAAGGTCGGTGGAAGCCGGAGGAgggcagagggagggagagggagagaaggcTGCTACGCCGCTATCGAGGCTGGAGCAGTCAGCAACTTCAACTTAAAATcctccaaaaaagaaaaaaacaatgaCTTggtaaatctcaaaaaaaaatgaaatagggATCGAAGCTCTTGTTTCGATCGGGAGGAGATAGAGCCCCTCACCGATCTTCACCAGCCTTGGCAGTGGAGCGATGACCTCACTGGCCCTTTGGTGGTCTAGcggcctcctctccctctccttgccTCTCTCTGCCCTCCAGCTTCCACCGAGCTCGGTAGCGGCACAACGTCCTTGGCTGCCCTTTGACGGTCTCCGGAGGCTGTCTCTTTCTCtcctttcctcctctctctcttcctctctttccttcttcctctccctctcgccAATTTCTTGTTTCAAATGTCGGAACCATCTGATCGGCCGCTGGTACACTTCGACATGCTGCAAACAGACGGTTTGAGTGATTTGGTGAACCATGGTGCCTCAAGTAGGATTGGATGATGCTACACGCAATGCTTTTGGAAAGACATGTTAGACTAGTTCAAGAGATGTCTAGTGGAGAAAATATATTTATTGGAGGAGATCTGAATAGGCACATGGGAAAATATAATGCAGGTTTTGAaagagtgcatggaggttatgGTGGAAACAGGGACGAGGAAGGAAATGCCATTTTAGAGTTCATGATGGCATATAATCCAATTTTAGCGAACTGATGCTTTAAAAAGTACTCTTACATGATAACTTTTAAAAGTGGATATGATACGAGTCATCTAGATTTCTTCCTCATTAGAAAGACTGATCGAGGTTGGTGTAAAGATTATAAAGTTATACAGGGTAGGAGTTTAACCAATCAACATAGATTGGTAGTTTTAGTATGTGCATTAGGAAACGTAAGAGGACTAAAAAAAAGGAAACCAAGGACTAGGCTGTGGAATTTGTGAGGAGAGAAACAAATGTCTTTTAAGGATAGAATACTGAAGGAAGGAAAATATTGTTTAGATGAGGAAATTAACACCATGTTGGAAGAGATGGCTGATAGTATTAAAAATACAGCTATTAGAGATACGAGGAGAATCAAAGGGAAAAGAGCCATCCGGTAAAGAAACTTGATAGTGGAATGAGAAAGTCAATTGACGATACAAGCTAAAGAGAGTGCTATAGAAGACTATGTAAGTGTAGGAAtagaaaagcatatgaaagatatAAGATAGCTAAGAAAGAAgttaagaacacaatataagagaCTAGATTTAAAGCATATGAAGAGTTATATCATAAGCTAGAAGTGAAGGATGGAGAGAAAGGTATCTATAACGTTGCAaggttaagagaaaaaaaattagagacctAGCTCAAGCTACATGCATCAAAGATGTAAAGCAGTTGAATCTAATGGAATATCTACTAAGATTTGGAAGTGTTCAGATGACGTGGAAGTATCTTGGTTGATTAATTTGTTTAATAAGATTTTAAAGACCAAGAAGATGCTTGATGAATGGAGAAAGAGCACTATAGTACCAATATATAAGAATAAAAATGATATTCAAAATTGTTTTAGTTACCATTGTATTAGATTCATGAGCTGTATTATGAAATTTTGGAGAGGGCTCTTGAGTGTAAATTGAGATGTGACAAAAAATATCAAAGAAATAATTTGGTTTTCTGCTGGGAAGATCGAATATAAAGCCTATTTTTCTCCGTCGGAGGTTAATGGAGAAATACAGAGACAAAGACAAGATCTCAATATCATTTTAATCACTTTGGAGAATGCATGTTATAAAGTCTCTAGATAAGTTTTATGGTAGGTATTAGATAAGAAAGGAGTTTCCATTAGGTTAGTTATATATAATGTGATGAAGGATGTGTGTAATGGAGTTGTTACTAGTGTGAGAACTAATGATTGTAATATTAGTAAGTTTCCAAGCACAATAGGCTTCGTACCCCAAGGATATGTTCTACATTGTTACCTTTTTGTGCTATTTATGGATGAGCTTACTAAGCATATTTAGGATGACATTCCTTGATGCATACTATTTGTGGATGATACAGTCTAAATAGATAAAACTATGATTGTAGTTAATTATAAATTGGAATTATGCAGGAGTATATTAGAATCTTATTGTTTTAGGCAAGATTCGCCATCTCGGTATTGGACCCCGTATCGGTACCATGCTATTATAGTATTGGTATATGGTTCGATATGGTACGAGACAGCATACCAAGTGTCGGTATGGATAAGATAGCATATCAGTGTAAGACCAGTACAATATGGTATATTCTGTACCGAGCAGTACAAAGTGGTATGGTAAACCATGGCTTCACGTTAAGTAAGACCAAGAAATACATGGAATATAATTTAAGTGAAATAAGAAATAGAGATAAAGTTTGAGTCAAAATTAAGGATCATGAAGTTTTTAAAAGTGATTACTTTTTGGTATTTGGGATCGATTATTCATAATGAAGGGAAGATTGAAGAGGATATTATCCATAGATTGAAGTAGGATGGATAAAATGGTGAAGTGCAACTAGATATTATATGGTCATAGGATACCTACcaagttgaaggaaaaattttaTAGGATAGCCATACGACCAGCTATGCTTTATGATATGGAATATTGGACAGTTAGAAAATAAAATGTGCACTAGATGAGTGTGGTCGAAATAAAAATGTTGAGATGGATATGtagtaatataagaaaaaatagaaaataaaaaatgaagtcaCTCTTAAAAATGGTAGAGGTATCACTAATTGAGGATAAATTGAGAGAATGATGACTTAGATGGTTTGGATGTTACAACATTGAATCGAGAAATGCACCAATAAGTAGGAGCGATttgatatacatagatggaaagagTGGTAGAGGTACACTGAAAATCTCATGGGATAACGtagcaaggaaagacttggtatcGCTACATTATTTAGAAAGTATTGTCCCAAACAAAGTGGAATAGAGGAAAAAGATTTATGTAGCTGATCCTAACTAGTTTGGGATTTAGGCTTAGTTAAGTTTCAAAGAATTTCTGTGTAATCTTCTTTTGACTAATGTATTAAAAGGTAGGCATGTAGTAGCCACGAGGTGTCATTGTAGATAGCTGATAGCAGGTACCATGTATCCAAAGCAGGTTGTTAAAacatattgttattttttttcttagtatCGAAATTAATGTTCTATGGAAACTTCATGCCAAATATAATGGAAACAATCAAGTGCAAAGCTATAAAATATCATTAACCTAGCGCCGTAGAATCATGCCAACAACGATCTAATGTTAAGGTCCATAATTTAATGACATATATAAATCGAGTAAATTACAATAACCTCTTTGAGTTTAGGGGAAAATTATACTCACATCTGGTAGTTTGAAACACTTAATCTTGCCCTTCTGAAGTTTATTTTTATCCAACACTTCAACCCATAACTTAATAGAATGTTAGTCAAACTGTTAACCTTAAATGGAATCCAAATGCTATgtctaaaaaatttcaaaaacgaCCAAAATAACCTTAAGTGACATAACAACCACCCAAGGACATAAAAAAATGTCTTCTCCTCCCCACTCAATGGAACTTTCGACTTTTCACATAGGATAAACAATTTCACTAATGCCATTAATTAAACTGGTGTAAGTGTAGGTTTTACGAACTTTTGGGTGTAGGTGTAATAAACGTAAACCTCAGGGAGGGTTTTGTAATTTATGTCACTCATAAGATAAAAATTTCCATAATCACATAACATTGCCCATAAAACAAAGATGCCCTTAATGATACAAAATCAACTTTAGAAAAAAGACGTCGGCAATCATATAACATAATTCACAAACAAAACATCATTATCTATAGATAATAGACTTCACGGGAGTTTAATTAAGAAAGTCAAAATGACAAATTGATGATTGACATCACAATGATCAATCATTGTCTGCCACTTCGAGTTCTGCTTTTTGAGCATCAAAACTAGGGGTGCCTGAGTCATCCAATTGGAAATTCGTCTAGCCTGCTACGGAATAAATCACCTCTTTTGAACCTATTGTATGGCATTGCTATGATACTTAGCTTTTTAGTTTCAGATCACTTGGCCACTAGAGTAGCCATAGTGGTCGATTTCTCAAGCAATGATTTTGACATAGATGAGGGCAATCCTGTGATTCCATAATAAGTTTTGTTCATGACAATTTGTTTTAGATTGGCTTGTGTGATTTGTCAATTTGTTGTGGCTAGCCAGTCTCACCACACAAGTACAATGGACTCTATATGCCAAATCCATTGTTttgcttatctttttttttttttacacaatGTTGCTTTGTTATAAGAagaatagtttttttttatttttatttttatttttattttttgatcactgTCCTTGCCATCTGGTGGAGTGCCACATGTTATTATTGATTCCACCATGCACATGACTTGGGCCATCTAATATTGGAATCAAGTTTAATTCTAGTTATAGTGGATAGCTATGGGCGTAGAATATCGCTTTAGAAGTGTTCTAATACCAATGTACAGATAAAAGGTGATCCACAAAACTGCACCAACTATGAATTAGCTGAAGCATGTTATtaagaaatcaataagaaaattACTGTTTATTTCTAACAACCGATAATGCTGTAGCCAAGGTCTGCTGCTATGCCACTTCCTTCCCTCCATGAGGTGCTAAAATAATAATAGAGAGAGCACCGACTTTGAGAAATCTTATAAGTATTTTTGCAGTTAATTTGGTGGATTTTTTTAAGGATTGAATATCACAACAGCACAGCGTTAAAGAAATTTTAATGCCATGCAGAAGGGGAGGTTAGTCATTTCAAAGAGTGAGTAGTGAATTTTGAATCCTAGTTTGGTTTTACATATAGGCTCTATCTTAGAATGTATAATAATTTGATAATTGTGAAGTTGAAGCAATCATTAGTTCCAAGGAGGTCCTGTCAGTTGATGAGATGAGAGTAGTTATGAATGTTAAATTTGAATCATGATGGGAAGATTTGGACTATTGGGGCATAGAAATTGTTAGAACTCGAAGAAGTTATGAAGTACCTTTTTTTTAATGTGGCTACATAGAAAGCAAAGTTTTCATCTTGATACCGGTTTGTATTGGTATTGGGAACTCAGCAATTTGATGTATAAAACCCTTAAAATTATGGTCCTATGGCAAACTTAGTGGCAAGGATGAGTGCAGGGGGTGGGGCATTGAGTGGGGGAGCAGCAGGTGCAATGGGGCTAAAGCTCATGGTTGTCAGGTGGAGGAGTGATGGTGATAGACAGCAGAAGAAGTAAAGGTGGGGGGGGTGTGTGTGtttgtgagagagagagggagagggagagagagagagaggtggcagAGTGGATGGCACCCAAAGCAACTATAGCACTGCAGAGTCCTTGGTGTCAGTAGGGTGGGGATCAAAGGTGGCTAAACAGACAGCAGGGCagttgggtgcctgcaagagagagagagagagagagaacagttATATCGGCAGAAACATCGCAGCAAAGAGGGAAAAGGGAAATAGAGGTTCTTTGGGAGGTCTTTTGCCAATAGGGTCAGAGATCAAGGGTCAGAGAAGAGATAAATATGGGGCATTTTTTTTAGATGATCAGATGCTTATTTTATGTCAAGATAGTAGGAAGTGGGTTGTTTTTCAAGTTGATCTGGACTTTTTATCTCAGATAAACCAATGCCTTGGTGTATCTTGGTATCAGCCTTCTATCGAGATGGATGAGATATTTTAGTCCTTTGCAACCTGTATGAAATTGAGGCTCAAAATTAGAATGTGTGGCAAAGGTACCTAATTTTTTGGTTAAATTATTCtgcatacataaaaaaaaagaataaaattgagATTTTCATttcagaataaaaggtgatagcTGAGATGGAAAAGATACTCAAAAATTGTGTAGTCACAGCATGCAATTCAGAGTAAAAACTTGCAGAATGATGGTAAAATTGATACTGTTATTTGGGTTGGTGAATTGGTTTAATGAAATGCAGACGATCCAAACACATAAGTGCCCTctgttctcaaaaaaaaaaggggtgaaAACGGGAACATAAGATGAGCATTACAAAGACAAAAGTAGTTAGGAGTTATGTGGTAGAACAACTAGTGTACCTAGCGGGGCATAATCAGAAATTTAGATGTAAATTTAAAGGACAAAGTAATGAAAATTTGAGTACCATGTTCCACATGCATACAACAAAAGACTAAAAGAGCCCCTAGTAAAGACAGATGTTCAATTTTTGCATGAGAGCATCAAGAATGTGATTGCTTAACTAATGAAAAATTCAGTGAAAGTTTTGACAATGGATTTTGAAAGTTTGGATTCACAAGAGTTGCAGTCCTTAAATGGAGCAAACAATTAAGAGATTTAAGAAATTGAGGAATAGATTAGATGAGGCTTGTTGTACTCATGTTATtgtttgggatttttttttttctttttttgctatcTTTCTTATATCAAACTTtctattttccttctttttcatTTTGTTAATAATATGCTTATTGCTAATTATTTTGCTGCAGCAACTAGTGATATATGAGACATCAGCAGCAGAGTTGGATATAATTCGTGACATATCTCGGACTTTTCCTTCACATGTTTTCTTTCAACAGAGGCATGGACCAGGCCAAAGGTCCCTATACAATGTTCTGAAGGCATACTCTGTGTATGACAGGGATGTTGGATATGTTCAGGTTTGAATTGAAATAGTCAACCCTGCTGTTTGGCTACTGCTTAGCAATGGACCAGCTAAAATGCCAGAAATTGCCATTCCATAACCTTGAAATTGTTCGGATATCACTTGATGCAGCTAACTGTATTGCAGGGGATGGGGTTTTTAGCAGGTTTGTTGCTTCTTTATATGAGCGAAGAAGATGCATTTTGGCTACTAGTTGCTTTGTTGAAGGGGGCTGTTCATGCACCCATGGAAGGCTTATATCTGGTACTTCATTCTTTTGTaaatattctttctttttttgatgtGTTATGGACTTGTCTTTGCTCCTATGCAGATACGTTATCCACTTGTTACATATGTGCACTAACTAGTTAAAGTGCACAAGCATATGCATGATAAACAAATACCCTGTAAAAGAGAGAATAATTTTACAGATGCAAAGAGggctgcaaaaaatttagattattaggtTCAAATAAATTTGGGTTGATGATGTTTTATATCATGATACTTAGAAATCAAAATCTGGTGCAGTTGAATAAAAGGTCAATTCAAATCCCAATCCAAATATTTGATTCAGATTGATTCAATGTATTAAAAAGCCGATAATAGGCATGTATCTGCCGAGGGGGTTCATAGCAAAAAGTGGTTTGTGGAT is a genomic window containing:
- the LOC105061168 gene encoding uncharacterized protein isoform X3, whose translation is MVKGFIAANGMEKKRTSDESEPGSILLSQVDRFGFIKLEQNSSEGLTKSRPTNEHEREETRIKKWRKMVGVGGSDWKQYVRRKPHVVKRRIRKGIPDCLRGLVWQLISGSRDLLLMNPGVYEQLVIYETSAAELDIIRDISRTFPSHVFFQQRHGPGQRSLYNVLKAYSVYDRDVGYVQGMGFLAGLLLLYMSEEDAFWLLVALLKGAVHAPMEGLYLGVKVVFKVGLALLKFCHDDLIKLPFEKLIHALRNFPEDAMNPDTLLPLAFSIKVSKTLEELRQDYEKRNGGPLGQAGSTNRQLRAINHKEFSIMTEISNCVQKDDLSS
- the LOC105061168 gene encoding uncharacterized protein isoform X1, with amino-acid sequence MVKGFIAANGMEKKRTSDESEPGSILLSQVDRFGFIKLEQNSSEGLTKSRPTNEHEREETRIKKWRKMVGVGGSDWKQYVRRKPHVVKRRIRKGIPDCLRGLVWQLISGSRDLLLMNPGVYEQLVIYETSAAELDIIRDISRTFPSHVFFQQRHGPGQRSLYNVLKAYSVYDRDVGYVQGMGFLAGLLLLYMSEEDAFWLLVALLKGAVHAPMEGLYLAGLPLVQQYLFQFEQLVKEHLPKLGKHFSEEVVNPSMYASQWFITIFSYSFPFPLALRIWDVFLYEGVKVVFKVGLALLKFCHDDLIKLPFEKLIHALRNFPEDAMNPDTLLPLAFSIKVSKTLEELRQDYEKRNGGPLGQAGSTNRQLRAINHKEFSIMTEISNCVQKDDLSS
- the LOC105061168 gene encoding uncharacterized protein isoform X2, coding for MVKGFIAANGMEKKRTSDESEPGSILLSQVDRFGFIKLEQNSSEGLTKSRPTNEHEREETRIKKWRKMVGVGGSDWKQYVRRKPHVVKRRIRKGIPDCLRGLVWQLISGSRDLLLMNPGVYEQLVIYETSAAELDIIRDISRTFPSHVFFQQRHGPGQRSLYNVLKAYSVYDRDVGYVQGMGFLAGLLLLYMSEEDAFWLLVALLKGAVHAPMEGLYLAGLPLVQQYLFQFEQLVKEHLPKLGKHFSEEVVNPSMYASQWFITIFSYSFPFPLALRIWDVFLYEVSKTLEELRQDYEKRNGGPLGQAGSTNRQLRAINHKEFSIMTEISNCVQKDDLSS